From a single Micromonospora carbonacea genomic region:
- a CDS encoding DUF3618 domain-containing protein yields the protein MSTDPDQIRREIEATRDSLSSDVDVLAYKVSPGRIVDDRKQRARTALQNVRDKVMGTASDYGHSTGHAAHAVADRASSAASTVSDKAHSAAATVGDAAQRAPHVLREKSEGNPLAAGLIAFGVGMLVSSLIPASRREQQVATQVRERAGAHVGAVQEKLGEVAGELREELREPAQHAGESVRATAQDAVHAVRDDTRSAAHDVRDHAQQAREQARH from the coding sequence ATGAGCACCGATCCCGACCAGATCCGCCGGGAGATCGAGGCCACCCGCGACAGCCTCAGCAGCGACGTGGACGTCCTGGCGTACAAGGTCAGCCCCGGCCGCATCGTCGACGACCGCAAGCAGCGGGCGCGCACCGCGCTCCAGAATGTGAGGGACAAGGTCATGGGCACCGCTTCCGACTACGGCCACAGCACCGGACACGCCGCCCACGCGGTCGCCGACCGGGCCTCGTCGGCCGCGTCCACGGTGAGCGACAAGGCGCACTCGGCGGCCGCCACCGTCGGCGACGCCGCCCAGCGCGCGCCGCACGTGCTGCGGGAGAAGTCCGAGGGCAACCCGCTGGCCGCCGGCCTGATCGCCTTCGGCGTCGGCATGCTGGTCTCCTCCCTGATCCCGGCGAGCCGCCGCGAGCAGCAGGTGGCCACCCAGGTCAGGGAGCGGGCCGGCGCGCACGTCGGCGCGGTGCAGGAGAAGCTCGGCGAGGTCGCCGGCGAGCTGCGGGAGGAGCTGCGCGAGCCGGCGCAGCACGCGGGCGAGTCGGTGCGGGCCACCGCCCAGGACGCCGTGCACGCCGTCCGCGACGACACCCGGTCGGCCGCCCACGACGTGCGGGACCACGCCCAGCAGGCCCGCGAGCAGGCCCGGCACTGA
- the obgE gene encoding GTPase ObgE produces the protein MTMFVDRVVLHLQAGDGGHGCVSIHREKFKPFGGPDGGNGGHGGSVTLVVDPQVHTLLDFHFHPHVKGENGKGGAGSNRDGANGRGLVLKVPNGTVVQTPGGEVLADMVGAGTTFEVARGGRGGRGNASLANARRKAPGFAELGEPGEQLDVVLELKSVADVGLVGFPSAGKSSLISVISAAKPKIADYPFTTLVPNLGVVRVDNHTFTVADVPGLIPGAATGKGLGLEFLRHVERCAVLVHVIDTATLEPGRDPLADIDAIESELSQYGGLADRPRLVALNKIDVPDGRDLAEIVRADLEARGLRVFEVSAATREGLKELMFAMAELVEKARAAAPPAEPTRIVIRPRAVDDTGFTIEAEPDGSFTVRGDRPERWVRQTNFDNDEAVGYLADRLARLGVEDKLAKAGANPGDLVRIGEREFDWQPTLYAGVDFVPGNRGTDVRLEEKSSRPSAAERLAARKARRVRSADELGADVSDDEPTAGADLDDDLDDEE, from the coding sequence GTGACGATGTTCGTGGACCGGGTCGTCCTGCACCTGCAGGCCGGTGACGGCGGGCACGGCTGTGTCTCGATCCACCGGGAGAAGTTCAAGCCGTTCGGCGGCCCCGACGGCGGCAACGGCGGGCACGGCGGCAGCGTGACGCTGGTCGTCGACCCGCAGGTGCACACCCTGCTCGACTTCCACTTCCACCCGCACGTCAAGGGCGAGAACGGCAAGGGCGGCGCGGGCTCGAACCGGGACGGCGCGAACGGGCGCGGCCTGGTGCTGAAGGTGCCCAACGGCACCGTCGTGCAGACCCCCGGCGGTGAGGTGCTGGCCGACATGGTCGGCGCCGGCACCACGTTCGAGGTGGCCCGGGGCGGCCGGGGCGGCCGGGGCAACGCCTCGCTGGCCAACGCGCGGCGCAAGGCGCCCGGCTTCGCCGAGCTCGGCGAGCCCGGCGAGCAGCTCGACGTGGTGCTGGAGCTCAAGAGCGTCGCCGACGTGGGCCTGGTCGGCTTCCCGTCGGCCGGCAAGTCGTCGCTGATCTCGGTCATCTCCGCGGCCAAGCCGAAGATCGCCGACTACCCCTTCACCACCCTCGTGCCGAACCTGGGCGTGGTCCGGGTCGACAACCACACCTTCACCGTGGCCGACGTGCCCGGCCTCATTCCCGGCGCGGCCACCGGCAAGGGCCTCGGGCTGGAGTTCCTCCGGCACGTCGAGCGCTGCGCGGTGCTGGTGCACGTGATCGACACGGCGACGCTGGAGCCGGGCCGGGATCCGCTGGCCGACATCGACGCCATCGAGTCGGAGCTGAGCCAGTACGGCGGGCTGGCCGACCGGCCCCGCCTCGTCGCCCTCAACAAGATCGACGTGCCGGACGGCCGGGACCTCGCCGAGATCGTCCGCGCCGACCTGGAGGCCCGTGGCCTGCGGGTGTTCGAGGTCTCCGCGGCGACCCGCGAGGGCCTCAAGGAGCTGATGTTCGCCATGGCGGAGCTGGTCGAGAAGGCCCGCGCCGCCGCCCCGCCGGCCGAGCCGACCCGCATCGTCATCCGCCCGAGGGCGGTCGACGACACCGGCTTCACCATCGAGGCCGAGCCGGACGGCTCGTTCACCGTGCGGGGCGACCGGCCGGAGCGCTGGGTGCGGCAGACCAACTTCGACAACGACGAGGCGGTGGGCTACCTGGCCGACCGGCTGGCCCGCCTCGGCGTCGAGGACAAGCTGGCCAAGGCCGGGGCCAACCCGGGCGACCTGGTGCGGATCGGTGAGCGCGAGTTCGACTGGCAGCCCACCCTCTACGCGGGCGTCGACTTCGTCCCCGGCAACCGGGGCACCGACGTGCGGCTGGAGGAGAAGTCGAGCCGCCCCTCGGCCGCCGAGCGGCTCGCCGCGCGCAAGGCCCGCCGGGTGCGGTCCGCCGACGAGCTGGGGGCCGACGTCAGCGACGACGAGCCGACCGCCGGCGCGGACCTCGACGACGACCTCGACGACGAGGAGTAG
- a CDS encoding Rne/Rng family ribonuclease, with translation MLENEPEGGERTGSQPAGETADRTTDTGRASGDTVTGTADLTAGGPTAEGAAPAGGPTAAQGEAAGAAAAEAPAPPPRKRATRRRATPLNQPEQTEAPVEASTSAGSASGEAPQAEVLAPVAGELEEMPKTPRRRRKATTAKAAEEPIVVAAAEEAGAEVVPPVKVTRTRRRKATAPPVEAPAAEPVAGEAAVAGEGPAEQPTPAVAEPAVAQPPVAAAAEPDAGAAGGAPDQPPAGATDADQSAASGKPASGRATAGRGRRRSSGAENRSGEVPPGVAVPGVAEPPSGVAEPAEAVEPAAVVAPAEVARAAEPVAADEPAEPRTRRRRAALSAPTVLFMAPQPDELPVARVVVPAPVEPEAVEEQPEPSRRRRRARREAEPVEQAEVPEVEEEPAAEAEEAEAADDEEDEETAARRRRRRGRRGRGRGKGGADEADDEDAEEAAQAEEPEAEGDEDEGEGETDEGGDGLTRRRRRRRRRGAGDTDGGADDGVPTVVKIREPRKAVDEVQGVSGSTRLEAKRQRRRDGREQRRTRPPILSESEFLARREAVDRVMAVRQRGDRTQIAVLEDGVLVEHYVTRNSSGTMAGNVYLGKVQNVLPSMEAAFVDIGRGRNAVLYAGEVNWDTTGLEGRARSIEQALRSGDSVLVQVTKDPIGHKGARLTSHIALSGRHLVYVPNGNASGISRKLPDTERKRLRDALKKLVPDGAGVIVRTAAEGASEDELARDVKRLQAQWEDIQAKAASGGAPVLLYEEPDLVIRVVRDLFNEDFRELVIEGDESYGMVESYLSHVSPDLVDRVRRHAGAADVFATYRIDEQILKGLDRKVFLPSGGSLVIDRTEAMTVIDVNTGKYTGSGGNLEETVTRNNLEAAEEIVRQLRLRDIGGIVVIDFIDMVLESNRELVLRRLTECLGRDRTKHQVTEITSLGLVQMTRKRIGAGLLEAFSEPCECCKGRGLIMHTEPVPEKPRSGGGAGEKVKAVASAAPAPAAAPAPAEPVGGASSRRRARKSAAPERTVVEVVEAPADTDTDYHDTMGYDLSRYEADTAAAPAVADSQQGESARLAGADDPDALGDDEGDGDGGDTGGGRRRSRRGGARRRTRP, from the coding sequence ATGCTCGAGAACGAGCCCGAGGGCGGCGAACGGACCGGTTCCCAGCCGGCCGGCGAGACCGCTGACCGCACCACCGACACCGGCCGCGCCAGCGGTGACACCGTCACCGGCACGGCGGATCTCACCGCGGGCGGCCCCACCGCCGAGGGCGCGGCTCCGGCCGGCGGCCCCACCGCCGCGCAGGGCGAGGCCGCCGGGGCCGCCGCCGCCGAGGCGCCGGCCCCGCCGCCCCGCAAGCGGGCCACCCGTCGGCGGGCCACCCCGCTCAACCAGCCGGAGCAGACCGAGGCTCCGGTGGAGGCGTCCACCTCCGCCGGCTCGGCCAGCGGCGAGGCCCCCCAGGCCGAGGTCCTCGCCCCGGTCGCCGGTGAGCTGGAGGAGATGCCGAAGACGCCGCGTCGACGCCGGAAGGCGACCACCGCGAAGGCGGCGGAGGAGCCGATCGTCGTCGCCGCCGCCGAGGAGGCCGGCGCGGAGGTCGTACCCCCGGTCAAGGTGACCAGGACCCGCCGCCGCAAGGCCACCGCGCCCCCGGTGGAGGCCCCGGCGGCCGAGCCGGTCGCGGGCGAGGCCGCCGTGGCGGGCGAGGGGCCCGCCGAGCAGCCGACGCCGGCGGTGGCCGAGCCGGCGGTGGCCCAGCCCCCGGTCGCTGCCGCCGCCGAGCCCGACGCCGGCGCTGCCGGTGGTGCGCCGGACCAGCCGCCGGCCGGCGCGACCGACGCCGACCAGTCGGCCGCCTCCGGTAAGCCCGCCTCCGGCCGGGCCACCGCCGGGCGCGGCCGCCGCCGGTCCAGTGGCGCCGAGAACCGTTCCGGAGAGGTGCCGCCCGGGGTGGCCGTCCCCGGCGTGGCCGAGCCGCCGTCCGGGGTCGCGGAGCCCGCCGAGGCCGTCGAGCCCGCCGCGGTGGTCGCGCCGGCCGAGGTCGCCAGGGCCGCCGAGCCCGTGGCGGCCGACGAGCCCGCCGAGCCGAGGACCCGCCGGCGGCGGGCCGCCCTCTCCGCGCCGACCGTCCTGTTCATGGCCCCGCAGCCGGACGAGCTGCCGGTGGCCCGCGTCGTGGTGCCGGCCCCGGTGGAGCCGGAGGCGGTCGAGGAGCAGCCCGAGCCGTCCCGCCGGCGTCGCCGCGCCCGGCGCGAGGCCGAGCCGGTCGAGCAGGCCGAGGTGCCGGAGGTCGAGGAGGAGCCGGCCGCCGAGGCGGAGGAGGCCGAGGCCGCCGACGACGAGGAGGACGAGGAGACCGCCGCCCGTCGGCGTCGCCGCCGGGGCCGCCGGGGCCGGGGCCGGGGCAAGGGCGGCGCGGACGAGGCCGACGACGAGGACGCCGAGGAGGCCGCCCAGGCCGAGGAGCCCGAGGCCGAGGGCGACGAGGACGAGGGCGAGGGCGAGACCGACGAGGGCGGCGACGGGCTGACCCGTCGCCGGCGGCGACGTCGCCGCCGCGGCGCGGGGGACACCGACGGGGGTGCCGACGACGGCGTGCCGACGGTCGTCAAGATCCGTGAGCCGCGCAAGGCCGTCGACGAGGTGCAGGGCGTCTCCGGCTCGACCCGGCTGGAGGCCAAGCGGCAGCGCCGCCGGGACGGCCGGGAGCAGCGCCGGACCCGCCCGCCGATCCTGAGCGAGTCCGAGTTCCTGGCCCGCCGGGAGGCGGTCGACCGGGTGATGGCGGTCCGCCAGCGCGGTGACCGCACCCAGATCGCCGTCCTGGAGGACGGCGTGCTGGTCGAGCACTACGTCACCCGCAACTCCTCCGGCACGATGGCCGGCAACGTCTACCTCGGCAAGGTGCAGAACGTCCTGCCGAGCATGGAGGCGGCCTTCGTCGACATCGGGCGCGGCCGCAACGCCGTCCTGTACGCGGGCGAGGTCAACTGGGACACCACCGGCCTGGAGGGGCGGGCCCGGTCCATCGAGCAGGCCCTGCGCTCCGGCGACTCGGTGCTGGTGCAGGTCACCAAGGACCCGATCGGGCACAAGGGGGCCCGGCTGACCAGCCACATCGCGCTCTCCGGCCGGCACCTGGTCTACGTGCCGAACGGCAACGCCTCCGGCATCAGCCGCAAGCTGCCCGACACCGAGCGCAAGCGGCTGCGCGACGCGCTCAAGAAGCTGGTCCCGGACGGCGCGGGCGTGATCGTCCGCACTGCCGCCGAGGGGGCGAGCGAGGACGAGCTGGCCCGCGACGTCAAGCGCCTCCAGGCCCAGTGGGAGGACATCCAGGCCAAGGCCGCCTCCGGCGGCGCGCCGGTGCTGCTCTACGAGGAGCCGGACCTGGTCATCCGGGTCGTGCGGGACCTGTTCAACGAGGACTTCCGCGAGCTGGTGATCGAGGGCGACGAGTCGTACGGGATGGTCGAGTCGTACCTCTCGCACGTCTCCCCGGACCTGGTCGACCGGGTGCGCCGGCACGCGGGCGCGGCCGACGTGTTCGCCACCTACCGGATCGACGAGCAGATCCTCAAGGGCCTGGACCGGAAGGTCTTCCTGCCCTCCGGCGGCTCGCTGGTGATCGACCGCACCGAGGCGATGACCGTCATCGACGTCAACACCGGCAAGTACACCGGCTCCGGCGGGAACCTGGAGGAGACGGTCACCCGGAACAACCTGGAGGCGGCCGAGGAGATCGTCCGCCAGCTCCGGTTGCGCGACATCGGCGGCATCGTGGTGATCGACTTCATCGACATGGTGCTGGAGTCGAACCGTGAGCTGGTGCTGCGCCGGCTCACGGAGTGCCTCGGCCGGGACCGCACGAAGCACCAGGTCACCGAGATCACCTCGCTCGGCCTGGTGCAGATGACCCGCAAGCGCATCGGCGCGGGGCTGCTGGAGGCGTTCAGCGAGCCCTGCGAGTGCTGCAAGGGCCGGGGCCTGATCATGCACACCGAGCCGGTGCCGGAGAAGCCGCGTTCGGGCGGTGGCGCGGGGGAGAAGGTCAAGGCGGTCGCCTCGGCGGCCCCCGCTCCCGCCGCCGCCCCGGCTCCGGCCGAGCCGGTCGGCGGGGCGTCGTCGCGACGCCGGGCGCGCAAGAGCGCTGCCCCGGAGCGCACGGTCGTCGAGGTGGTCGAGGCCCCTGCCGACACCGACACCGACTACCACGACACGATGGGCTACGACCTGTCCCGGTACGAGGCGGACACCGCCGCCGCGCCGGCCGTGGCGGACAGCCAGCAGGGCGAGTCCGCCCGGCTGGCGGGCGCCGACGACCCGGACGCGCTCGGCGACGACGAGGGCGACGGCGACGGCGGCGACACGGGCGGGGGCCGGCGGCGGTCCCGCCGGGGCGGCGCCCGGCGGCGTACCCGCCCCTGA
- a CDS encoding phage holin family protein: protein MTAPTQDPGLDAGYDPTGAPHTADEVRSSSVGELLRQVTTDLSTLLRQEVELAKAEIRQEGRKAGRAAGLFGGAGFGGYMVALFLSLALWAGLSNVLDAGWAALIVAVLWGALAAVLYTLAKQHARRVRGLRQTNDSVQRIPDALKPHPEGVTR, encoded by the coding sequence ATGACCGCGCCGACGCAGGATCCCGGACTGGACGCCGGGTACGACCCCACAGGTGCCCCGCACACCGCCGACGAGGTCAGGAGCAGCTCGGTGGGGGAGCTGCTGCGCCAGGTGACCACCGACCTGTCCACGCTGCTGCGTCAGGAGGTGGAGCTGGCCAAGGCCGAGATCCGCCAGGAGGGCAGGAAGGCGGGCAGGGCCGCCGGGCTGTTCGGCGGCGCCGGCTTCGGCGGGTACATGGTGGCGCTGTTCCTGTCCCTCGCGCTCTGGGCCGGGCTGTCCAACGTGCTGGACGCCGGCTGGGCCGCGCTGATCGTCGCCGTGCTCTGGGGCGCGCTCGCCGCCGTCCTCTACACCCTGGCCAAGCAGCACGCCCGGCGTGTCCGGGGCCTCAGGCAGACCAACGACAGCGTGCAGCGCATCCCCGACGCGCTCAAGCCCCACCCGGAGGGAGTCACCCGATGA
- the rpmA gene encoding 50S ribosomal protein L27: protein MAHKKGASSSRNGRDSAAQRLGVKRFGGQVVSAGEILIRQRGTKFHPGDLVGRGGDDTLFALAAGSVLFGTKRGRKTVSIVPQQ, encoded by the coding sequence ATGGCTCACAAAAAGGGTGCGTCCAGCTCGCGTAACGGCCGTGACTCCGCGGCCCAGCGGCTCGGCGTGAAGCGCTTCGGTGGTCAGGTCGTCAGCGCGGGTGAGATCCTCATCCGGCAGCGTGGCACCAAGTTCCACCCCGGTGACCTGGTCGGCCGTGGCGGCGACGACACGCTCTTCGCGCTGGCCGCCGGCTCGGTCCTGTTCGGCACCAAGCGCGGTCGCAAGACCGTCAGCATCGTGCCGCAGCAGTAG
- a CDS encoding cytochrome P450 → MASMPADRSPDSTLALLREGYRFIGDRCDRYGTDIFQTRLLLEPTICLRGRPAAALFYDPERFVRAGAAPKRMQRTLTGVGGVQGLDGTAHHERKAMFMSIMTPSAVRQLGQLFDDEWRARVPVWERAGRVVLHDEVAPLLTRAVCAWAGVPLADAEVPRRTAVMRSMIEGPTAFGPRHWRGRIGRRRGERWLGEVVERARVGVLPAPPGSALRAIAEHRDGQGRLLPRRIAAVELLNVLRPTVAVDRFVVFAALALHDHPQWRDQVRGDDDATECFVQEVRRYYPFFPVAAARVRRSFDWQGHHFPQGRRVLLDLYGTNHHEALWPEPERFRPERFAGWRGDPFALVPQGGGEHLTGHRCAGEWITIELLKRAVTNLTTTIRYEVPPQDLAIDLRRMPALPPSGLVVTDVRRTA, encoded by the coding sequence ATGGCCAGCATGCCGGCCGACCGCAGCCCGGACAGCACCCTGGCCCTGCTGCGCGAGGGCTACCGGTTCATCGGCGACCGCTGCGACCGGTACGGCACGGACATCTTCCAGACCCGGCTGCTGCTCGAACCGACCATCTGCCTGCGCGGCCGACCGGCGGCGGCGCTCTTCTACGACCCCGAGCGGTTCGTCCGGGCGGGCGCGGCGCCGAAGCGGATGCAGCGGACCCTCACCGGCGTGGGCGGGGTGCAGGGCCTCGACGGGACGGCCCACCACGAGCGCAAGGCCATGTTCATGTCGATCATGACGCCGTCGGCGGTTCGGCAGCTCGGCCAGCTCTTCGACGACGAGTGGCGGGCCCGGGTGCCGGTCTGGGAGCGCGCCGGCCGGGTGGTGCTGCACGACGAGGTGGCCCCGCTGCTCACCCGGGCCGTCTGCGCCTGGGCGGGCGTGCCGCTGGCCGACGCCGAGGTGCCCCGGCGCACCGCGGTGATGCGGTCGATGATCGAGGGTCCCACCGCGTTCGGCCCCCGGCACTGGCGGGGCCGGATCGGTCGCCGCCGCGGCGAGCGGTGGCTCGGGGAGGTCGTCGAGCGCGCCCGGGTGGGCGTCCTGCCGGCCCCGCCGGGCAGCGCGCTGCGGGCGATCGCCGAGCACCGGGACGGCCAGGGGCGGCTGCTGCCCCGCCGGATCGCCGCCGTGGAGCTGCTCAACGTGCTGCGCCCCACCGTCGCCGTCGACCGTTTCGTGGTCTTCGCCGCGCTCGCCCTGCACGACCACCCGCAGTGGCGCGACCAGGTACGCGGCGACGACGACGCCACCGAGTGCTTCGTGCAGGAGGTCCGCCGCTACTACCCGTTCTTCCCGGTCGCCGCCGCCCGGGTGCGGCGCTCCTTCGACTGGCAGGGGCACCACTTCCCGCAGGGGCGGCGGGTGCTGCTCGACCTGTACGGCACCAACCACCACGAGGCGCTCTGGCCCGAGCCGGAGCGGTTCCGCCCGGAGCGCTTCGCCGGCTGGCGCGGCGACCCGTTCGCGCTGGTGCCGCAGGGCGGCGGCGAACACCTGACCGGGCACCGCTGCGCCGGCGAGTGGATCACGATCGAGCTGCTCAAGCGGGCCGTCACCAACCTGACCACGACCATCCGCTACGAGGTGCCGCCGCAGGACCTCGCGATCGACCTGCGGCGGATGCCCGCCCTGCCGCCGAGCGGCCTCGTCGTCACCGACGTGCGCCGCACCGCCTGA
- a CDS encoding DUF4383 domain-containing protein, whose product MAHDRHRPRARVQVAAVAVAALFLLLGVLGFVPGVTTGYDDLTFAGHHSGAKLLGLFQVSVLHNALHLLFGLAGLALARSVAGARLFLAGGGALYLGLCLYGLFVKFAENEQGAANFIPLNGADDFLHLLLGLGMLALGLLLSNGVGTGGRLDDPIDRP is encoded by the coding sequence ATGGCGCATGACCGGCACCGCCCACGGGCCCGGGTGCAGGTGGCCGCCGTCGCGGTGGCCGCGCTCTTCCTCCTGCTCGGGGTCCTCGGCTTCGTCCCCGGCGTCACCACCGGATACGACGACCTGACCTTCGCCGGGCACCACTCGGGCGCCAAGCTGCTGGGGCTGTTCCAGGTCTCGGTCCTGCACAACGCCCTGCACCTGCTCTTCGGGCTGGCCGGGCTGGCCCTGGCCCGCAGCGTCGCGGGGGCGCGGCTCTTCCTGGCCGGGGGCGGCGCGCTCTACCTCGGCCTCTGCCTCTACGGGCTGTTCGTCAAGTTCGCCGAAAACGAGCAGGGCGCGGCCAACTTCATCCCGCTCAACGGCGCGGACGACTTCCTGCACCTGCTGCTCGGCCTCGGCATGCTCGCGCTGGGCCTGCTGCTGTCGAACGGGGTGGGCACGGGCGGTCGGCTGGACGACCCGATCGACCGCCCCTGA
- the rplU gene encoding 50S ribosomal protein L21, whose product MYAIVKTGGKQYKVAEGDVIEVEKLAGAPGDAVKLTAVLLVDGDDLVTDAAKLAEVAVSGEIAAHTKGPKIKIHKFKNKTGYHKRQGHRQPLTQVKVTGISSGK is encoded by the coding sequence ATGTACGCGATCGTCAAGACCGGCGGCAAGCAGTACAAGGTCGCCGAGGGCGACGTGATCGAGGTCGAGAAGCTCGCCGGTGCCCCCGGCGACGCGGTGAAGCTCACCGCGGTGCTCCTCGTCGACGGTGACGACCTGGTGACCGACGCGGCGAAGCTTGCCGAGGTCGCGGTGTCCGGCGAGATCGCCGCGCACACCAAGGGCCCGAAGATCAAGATCCACAAGTTCAAGAACAAGACCGGCTACCACAAGCGCCAGGGTCACCGCCAGCCGCTGACCCAGGTCAAGGTGACCGGCATCTCCAGCGGGAAGTAG
- a CDS encoding GNAT family N-acetyltransferase, which translates to MLIESRPTTDPEIATLVVAQQRELREADGGLDGQATLTHDDIRYLAVVDAGRVVACGGIQELDPHTGELKRMYVRPAHRGRGIARQLLAALEDLAFQQGYAELWLETGSYLPAAIGLYTSCGYAPIPGYGEYVDNPYSRCFAKRLPVAA; encoded by the coding sequence ATGCTGATCGAATCGCGGCCCACGACCGACCCGGAGATCGCCACCCTGGTCGTGGCGCAGCAGCGTGAGCTGCGCGAGGCCGACGGCGGGCTGGACGGGCAGGCGACCCTCACCCACGACGACATCCGCTACCTCGCCGTCGTCGACGCCGGCCGGGTCGTCGCGTGCGGCGGCATCCAGGAGCTGGACCCCCACACCGGCGAGCTGAAGCGGATGTACGTCCGGCCCGCCCACCGGGGGCGGGGGATCGCCCGCCAGCTGCTGGCCGCCCTGGAGGACCTGGCCTTCCAGCAGGGGTACGCCGAGCTGTGGCTGGAGACCGGCAGCTACCTGCCGGCGGCCATCGGCCTCTACACCTCCTGCGGGTACGCCCCCATCCCCGGGTACGGCGAGTACGTCGACAACCCGTACAGCCGCTGCTTCGCCAAGCGCCTCCCGGTGGCCGCCTGA
- a CDS encoding DUF397 domain-containing protein: MGQHPKGDFDLSRAVWQRAEGDTSEGAVEVAFVDDLIGMRNSAEPDGPVLVFTQAEWDAFVAGAQDGEFDLD, encoded by the coding sequence ATGGGTCAGCACCCCAAGGGCGACTTCGACCTGTCCCGGGCGGTCTGGCAGCGGGCCGAGGGCGACACCTCGGAAGGCGCGGTCGAGGTGGCCTTCGTCGACGACCTGATCGGCATGCGCAACTCCGCCGAGCCGGACGGCCCGGTGCTCGTCTTCACCCAGGCCGAGTGGGACGCGTTCGTCGCCGGGGCCCAGGACGGCGAGTTCGACCTGGACTGA